The window TTGACCTGACGCAGTCGTGGGACACGAAGTCGCCTGCCCTGAAGGGCATGAAGAGACCCGACGGACCCCCCGCGGTAGCCAACGGCTTCCTCTGGCAGGACTACGATAACCTCTATCTTTACGGCGGCCAGTTTGCCGACAATGACGGCGCGGAGGGCGTTTACGCCACCGTCCCTCCCATGTCCATCTGGCGATACTCCGTCAAGGGCGACTCCTGGATAGAGTTCAAAGATCCCCGCACCTCGGCCGGCAACTACTCGACCGCAGCCAACACGCCTGTCCAGCGCTCAGCAGAGGGCGCTGGCCTGTCAGTACCCGAGCTCGGCTTGAGCTGGTATTTCGGCGGCCACCTCGACTGGCTCACGACCGAAGGCTGGTCGATCCACACGCCTAGGGTCTACCTCAAGAGCCTGCTGGAGTTCACCCACCCGGGCTTCTCCAACACCGGCGTCGACACCCtccgcggcgccggggccgccgacggcggcgtcttccgcaacatcaccgagggcggcctgcAGGAGACGGACGCGTTCCCGGAGAgggccgacggcgtgctgGTCTTCGTGCCCGGCTGGGGAATTCGAGGCGTCTTGATCGGCATGGCCGGCGGGTCGGACAGGaccttcgtcgacgacctcgggaCGCTAGACGTCTTTGATATTGCCACGTCCGAGTGGTACCATCAGCGCACGACGGGCGACCGGCCATCTGTGCGCGTCAACCCttgcgccgccatcgccagcGCCCCGGACGCGTCAAGCTTCCAGATCTACTTTTTCGGTGGCCAGACCCTCCAGCCCTTTGTACGTCTGTCTCGGTGTGACGGGATCACAAGGTCCACtttgaaaaaaaaaaacaaaaaaaaaccggAAGCTAATGCCACCTTGCAGGGAAACCAAACGCAGTACAACGACATGTACATCCTCTCCATACCCGCCTTCACCTGGATCAaggtggacgcgggcgacggggTCCCCGCGCCCCGGGCAGGACACACGTGTACCATGCGCGACGGCCAgatcatcgtcgccggcgggtACATCGGCCCAGATGCCAATTGCGAGTCGCCCGGCGTATACGTGTTCGACGCGAGCAATCTCCGGTGGACGAGCTCtttcgaggccggcgaccacCCGGCGGACCTGAGCCCCGAAAACTCGGTCCTCGCCGGCTCGTATGGCTACAAAGTCCCCGACAAGGTGCAGagcgtcatcggcggcagctccgACGGCGGAGCCACCGCGTcgaccccggccgccggccccgCCACCGGCGGTCCGTTTGCTACCGGCAGGTCTCCGGTCTTCACCATCACGCAGGGCGGCTCGACCGCCACAATCACGTCTTTCGGCCCGACGAGCACCTCGAACCCCGACAAGAGCGGAGGGGATGACCGAGGCACGAATCCAGGCCTCATCGCGGCGggcgtcatcgccggcatcctcggcgcgCTGGCGCTGTACCTGGGCTTCTGCGCCTGGCTGTACCGCCGCCAGGTTGCCGCCTACAAGCAGCACCTTTCGCAGGTGAACCGCTACTCTGGCGCCAGCCCAATGCActtcgaggaggcggccggaTTCTTCCCTGGCCGGGCCGCGGGCAAGGGCGGCCGCGGGCACAAACGCGACGGCAGTACCGTCAGCGACGAGTCATTCTCGTGGGTCGGCACGGGGGTCGAGCCGAAGTGGATGACGGACGATCCGACCCCGGGCGGCTCCgggtccggcggcggcggcggcagcagcagcgtaGGCGGACCTCCGAGGAAGAGCGAGGACGCGAGGACGTTCAGGAGCGGCCCGAGCGGGACAGCGAACGACCCAaggacgagctcgagcagGCACGCCAACACGGATAACGAGAGCGTGTCCAGCACGGAgcagctgctcgagggccaggagccgagcttcttctcggtcGTCATGGGTCCCCGCCGCGCCCTGAGGGTTGTCAACAGTAGCGAGTGATTGGGGTGAGATATGCACCGGGGAGACCTTGGGGTGGGAGACACAAGAGAGTTTGTGAAGAAACGACTTCCTGTATATAAACGGCTAATGGGGAGTACCCGCAATCGCTAGATACCCTTCTTTTTTTGATGTACACGCATTAATGTTTGAGTCAAAATTTTTTGGACGCCAATCCTCATCTCCTTGCAAATGTTCCCGGGCTTTCCAGCGCATCTTTGCTCGGGATTACCCCTCATCGTTTCTGATGTTCCaacggacggacgggcgTGTCTCGTAATCCGATTCGGTAGGTTTCAGGGCGAGGCATGCAGAGAGAGACATATGAAGAGACACATGACATGACAccaaacaaaacaaaacataAACAAAAACCATTCACCAAATTCAACTCACATAGCAGTTATAAACCGAGACAAGGTGATTTATCGAGCATGCCGGCTGTGGCGCTCTagaggaggcagaggcagtgGAACGGGCCGTGTGAACACAGCTTGGAACGAAGAGTGACACCAAATGGAGGAAACACTATTATTAACCGCAGGATGCTTTGCCGATCGGACGATGAGAGTCTTACAAGCATCTCCCCCATAGAGCCGAATGTGAGCACAAGGCAGTTTCTGCCTGCACTCCCAACACATTTCTACGCGTTTTCTTGAGCGAGCCTGTCATTCGGTCCTTTGGCGCTTGTTTACTCGTTGTTTTGAAAGAGTTCGAACAGACGCCTGCAGCTCAAAGTTTGCAAATGGATCTCCCACTAACGCCAAAGACAGCTTTCTCAAGGAAGATCTTGCCGGGGTGGTGCGGGTTGACACTTTTTTGCAAGTCGAATTCTGAGAAGCTCATTTCCCCTCCCAAAACCTTGAATAATGAATGCTTTCTATCAAAGGGAATGAAACCTTACTAAACGGAAACACTTGGATCCCAATAACAACCACCTCATCCCGCTTGGTCTTGAGCTAAGCTCCTACGGGATCAACTGGCATTTCTCACTGTCATGGCATTCATCTCTTGACTCGCATTTCACCTGAAAAAGCGACAAGGCTCACATGGCGCCATCGAAGGCGTTTCCCGTTTCCCCTTTCAAAGTGCAGACTGTGACTGCGTTGACAAGCACGTCATCGACCATTCCCCGGGATCCTGAGTCAGCCCTGAACAACACCGCAGTATCCAAGCTCCTCGAGGCTCAAAGAAGCGGCGCCGGTAATACCGACGCGCGCATAGGGATGTGCCTTGGATGGATTCTTGGATGGACCTTGGATGGACCTTGGATGAACCTTAAACAACTCACGACTCCACGAGATCGATGCTCCCCTTGCCCACGAAGCTATACCTACCAGATCCGGCCAAGTCGGCCATCCTCAATTGGCGCATCTCGAGCCCCGTGAGCGTCCATTTCACTCTATTTGACGCTAATGTCGCGGCCCGGCATCTCCACACGAGACGGGCATGCCGTGGTTCTCTTGGTGAAGATCAGCATCTCACGAGGGCTCATTTCCAGATTGTCTCACAGCATGGCACCATTCGGCCGCGATGGCACGTAGCTCCCGAGAAGGACGTGTCGGGATGTTACTTATAACCTGGTGTCGAGGatcctctcccccccccctcggtGGAGATATTGGGAATTCCTCAGAAAGCTCACTCAGCTAGCCAGTCTCTCGTTCATCCTCAGGTCCCCTCCCTCAGCTTAGTTTCACCATGAAGTTCTCCCTCAGCTCTCTCGTGCTGTCGGCAGCGTCGAGCCTGGTGCTCGCCACGCCCATCGACAACACCTTCGTCtacgacgccgtcatcatcggaGGCGGTCCCGCAGGACTTAGCGTTGCGagcgccctcggccgcgtgCGCCGCAACGCCCTGCTCATCGACTCCGGAGAGTACCGCAATGCGCCCACGAGACACATGCACGATGTCATCGGCTTCGATGGTATGTCCCTCTGTTCGTGAAGAACAACACGTATATGACGGGTCTGGCTAACATCTTTCTCCTTTCCCCTTAAAAAGGCGTCACCCCGGCCTGGTACCGCTACGCGGCCCGCGAGCAGATCTCTCACTACAAGACCGTCACCCTGACCAACGGAACCGTCACCAAgatcgccggcagcgacgccgagaacTTCCTCGTCACGACCAACTGCGCCGACAACTCGGTCAAGACGGTGCGCACGCGCAAgatcgtcctcgccaccggCCTGAAGGACAACCTGCCCGAGACGCCCGGTATCTGGGAGAACTGGGGCAAGGGCATCTACTGGGTATGTTCCGAGTTCTCCAACGATGGACAAtgaagccccccccccctcccccccaaggCCTTCAATGCTTCCTATGCTGACTGATCCTCTCAGTGCCCCTGGTGTGACGGCCACGAGCACGCCGACCAGTCCCTTGGTCTGCTGGCGGCCTCCTTCAGcgacctcccctccctcgtccgCGAGATCCTGACCCTCAACaccgacctcgtcgccttcgccaacggcaccgacaccgaggccgcccgcgccgagaccgaggccaagaacCCCAAGTTTCAGGAGTTCCTCGACCTGCACAAGGTCCCGGTCGAGAACCgcaccatcaccgccatcacCCGCCTCcgcaacgccgacgacgaccccaAGGCCGACCCGtcgctgccgacggcgcccgaGCGCGACCTCTTCTCGGTCGAGTTCACCGAGGGCGACCCCATCCAGCGCGCCGCCTTCCTCATCAGCTTCCCCGACGAGCAGCGCAGCaccatcggcgccgagaccGGCGTCCAGCTCTGGGGCGGCCGGCTGGCGGCCGAGTCGTCCAAGGGCCACGTCACCAACGTCCCGGGCATCtacgccgtcggcgatgccAACTCGGACAACAGCACCAACGTGCCGCACGCCCTCTTCAGCGGCAAGCGGGCGGCCGTCTCCCTGCATGGTGAGTTTCTTCCCTCCTTCGTACACAGGAGTCTTGTCCCCCTTACTACTCGCTTTATTTTTGTGAACCAATGAGCTAACCTCTGCTGTTTGTTCCAAATAGTGAGACTTGCCAAGGAGgaccaggccaaggagaCTGGCGTCAACGTCACCGCCCTCCGGAgagagctggagctggacgagCGCTCCGTCTGGGAGgccgccaacggccagcCCGGTGAGATTCTGTACGCCGGCGAGTTTGACCAGTAATGGTCTCTCTCAGCACGAGGTTGAACGTGTTTCATATATATAGACTTTGCACACAAAAGTTTCGTGTTTTGCAGCCCCGGCTAGACAGATACCATAGATAATACCAACAACAATTGCCACAATTACCCCAGGCAACACAAACTTACTCGTTCCAcgctttttcttttttcatTTTTCAAACGGCCTCGTCTTCAATCTCCAGGTTGCCGACCCTGAACTTCTGGCCCTTCTTGTCCGCGTAGTCGTTGTGGTCGTGGTAGTCCCTCACCCGTTCCCGCACGTACTGCAGGCCCCTgaccggcggcgcctcgtcgccgccggcgtcctccCGCACCAGGCCGAGCCGCCtcagcagcggcgacggcgccggcttgatgtcgacgtcgtcgccgggccgCACGAAGTAGAACAGGCCCTGGCGAAGCAGGTGGGCCTGGTCCTCGGGCGGCCGCACGACGCGGTGCGTCGTCGACTTGAGGTAGCCCGCGGACCAGAAGTCGAGCGTGTCGCCGACGTtgcagacgacgccggcgccgtcgttgtcgacggGCGGCACGTGACGCCACTCGCCCGTTTCGGCCGTCTTGATCTGCAGGCCGGCAACGTCCTGGCTCCAGAGGAGCGTCAGCGAGCCGAAGTCGGTGTGCGCGCGCGACCAGGTGTTTGCGACcttgaggtcgtcggcgagggcccgCGGGTGGTAGCGCATGTACCGGAGGTGGTCCTCGCTCGGGGACCCGTAGGCGTGGCGCGAGGAGAAGTAGTCTTCCGGCAGctcgaggatgatggagaagagggtgAAGACCTTgctggcgagctcgagggaGCGCTGTtggtgtgtgtgagtgacGGGGTTTTGTCCAAGAAATTCTTCTTGCAAGTTATAGTTCGAGGAAGACCTACTCTGGAGAAATCTTCAATCTCTGCGCGGAACGGCTCAAAGAAGGGATGGAATGGCTCGTCCTGGTACTTTGGAATGAACTTGGCGATGTTCACAGACTCGACATTGTTGAGCACTTCGGTCCCTTGCATCTTTTTATCATGCGCCTAAGCAGTCTGGTCAGACATAAGATGAACTCGGGACACAGCATGTATCACAGGTAATTCCTACCGATCTGTACCCAAAGTAGTTGCCCTTGGCAAAGTCGCACGTGTTACCCGGCCTCGCCTTGTCCTCCACAGGAAGACGGAAGAAGCCTTGTCCAATGTCATACTGTCGCTGTACCTCCTCCGGCGTGAAGCCGGTGTTGATGAGACCAAAGAAGCCTGTCTCATGGAcctgagggagggggaggatcTCTTGTCAGCCTGTAACATGACCGGCGTCTCAGCACAACAGGGAGGAGTTCGGCTTACTGCTTGACGGAGGTCTTCAGCCAGCTGCTTCTTCCCGCCCGGCTGGTCGAACTTGCTGATGTCTATCACAGCGATGTCTGCCCACAGGAGCTCGTACTTTGTCTTTTCCGGACGTTGCCACTTGGGCAGGGGAGGCGCCTCTGGTGAAACGACCGACGGcatgatggggatggggtTGGGGTCCTGGTCCGCGATAGTTTCAGTTATCCTAGCATTTCAAGCTAGACTTTTTATCCGTGAAGTCCGATTTACCTTTCATAAATACCCCTCCATCTGATGTCAGGCCGTTGGCTCCCCCCCGCGCCGGGGATTGCTCTGCCGCGTCGGAGGATCGCCGGGCCTCGAGCACGCCATCAATCGACGGAATGAGGAACATTGGCACTGCGGTCATGGATGGTGTGAGCGCGGTGCGAGCTTCCAATGAGTAACTCGCATTGCTATTTCGCAAGCCGCAAGTCGCGCCGCTCCCCACACCGCTGATGTACCATGAATGGCTCATTCCCATGGTACTTGAGAATCCTGCGATATCGGATTATCGGTACTGACCCCAAAGCGGATGCCATCTTGAACGATGACATGGCGTAAGGCTTTGTTTGGTTCTTCGGAAGCTTGCAATAAATACCCTATACCCTACTGACCACTAAAGCGAGTTCACCTGCGAGTGGAAGCGGCTCTCTTCAATCGATGCCTCCATCACTTGGCTCTTTAGTGATCAATCTGAGAGACACCCACTCGAACATCGTTGGATTCAATCAGACATGGAAGATATTCAACTTCGAGTTGGACCCACAACATCTCCCCACTCGCTTCTATTCGAGTTGGCGCATCTGTAGTGTAGGGGTTATCATCCCAGCCTTCCATTTCCGAGGAAAAGATAGCTGGGGACTCGAGTTCGAGTCTCGACAGATGCATATGACGCGCCTAGCTTTTGATGTTTTGCTTCCTGATGCTTTTTTGGCAATACCTATCCCCTAGCTACAAGTGTCCGCCCTACATCCTGCTCGTGATAGGTCCTGAAGAattctcttcttcggctcACATGTAGACTGGAAACTTGCTATAAAGACCCTGATGCAGCGTTGTAGAAAGACATGCGTGTATTCATGCCTCtatctcttctctctctgaGTTGCATTGCCGATGCTGCTGTGCACATCGCCCCGCCGTAAGGCGTGCTTCTTGCAGCGCGATTGCTGGCTTGGGACCTGCGTAATCGGCATGCACTCAATGCTCTCAGAGAGCAGGCTGCTTGTGAGACCGTTCATGGCTTGTTTGTTCCTCTACAAAGTTTCTCGCTAGTTGTAGTGCATCTCAAGTTACCGTGTCCCAGAGCAACGAGCCAACAACGTATGCCAACCTCATCATGGGCCATCGGACAACATCACAAGGCGTCATGTCCTCGCTCGCGGAAGAGAAGCCGCTGCTGAAGGCGGCTCACCGAAAGATCGACAAACGGCTGCTCGTGTGGTACTCCTTCGTCTACCTCATCATGCGCATCCACGTCAGCAACATCagcaacgccgccatcatcaatCTCGAACAGGGCACCGGCATCCGCAGACAGCTCGGGGACCTCTCCAGCTCGCAGTGGGCCTGGGCTCTGAGCATCTTCTACTACCCCTACATGTTCTTCGAGCCGCTGGCGACGCTGGCGCTCAAGAGGTTCTCGCCCTCGGTCTGGATGAGCCGCATCATGGTCACCTGGGTACGTACGGTCCGGACTGCCGCTCAGAATTCACGTTCCCGCTGCCGCTCGCTCACCagtcgtcaagggcatcatcTCCATGTGCCAGGGCGCGACCCAGGACTATGCCGGCATACTTGCGTGCCGCTTCTTCCTaggcctcgccgaggcgggcTTCTACCCGGGCGTGTTGTACCATCTCAGCTTCTGGTATCCGACCCAGAAGCTTCCGCTCAGAATCGTAAGCGAGTCGTAAAACCGATTGCGAGCCATGCCGTCTCTGACAACCGCCAAGGGCTTCTTCTATGCTTGTGGCATGTTTTCGGGCACCATTAGTGGCCTGCTCGGTAGGGCGCAACGATGGCCTCTGGAAGTCTGAACATCCGCTGATCATCAATAACAGCATATGCCATTTCCTTCATGAATGGCGTCGGAGGTCTTGCTGGCTGGAGATGGGTTCGTCAGCTTTCACTTCTAACGGCAGCACCTACTGACCTTGTCCAAGTTGTTCATCCTCGAAGGCATTCCGGCAATCCTGTGTGGAATCTACACATTCTTCTTCCTGCCCAACTGTTCGTTACCACGCCATCCCCCCCACATCGATCTGAATGAATTAGCCTGAGCTGATGAACTACTAGACCCCGAGACAGTCACGTTTCTCACAGAGTCCGAAAGGGAGGCTGTCATGGCCGACCTCCCGGAGCAAGCCCCCAATATGAACGCCAAGACCTTCAACCTCCAGCAGGTCAAGGAGCTCTTCCGTAACCCGACCTTCATCCCGTTCCTGATGATCTGGATCACGCATGGCATCGGTGGATGGGGCATCTCTTTTGTCTTGCCGACAGTCATCTACGAGCTGGGCATCTCCAACACGGCAATCTCGCAGGTCATGACGATGGTGAGTTTGAGTTCTGAAGCGAGTGAACGCTTGCCTCTCctgggaagaggaggactGACTGAATCCTGTGACAGCCGCCCTTCACTCTCGTTTTTGTCATCCTTTTGTCGCTCGCATTCCTCGTCCACACCCGGCGACTGAGCCCATGGGTCGCTGGACTGGGTCTGGAGGCCGCCCAGATCGTTTGCTACGTGCTTCTCATCACGGTCAAGCACCCCATCGCGAAGTATGCCTCCTGAGTCTTGAATCTGAGATTTACAGCTGACTCACTCCGGCTTAGATACGTCTTTGTCATGATTGCAACAGCCGCATCGCAGAGTTTCTTTGCCATCATTTGGCCGGGTAAGCAACCCAAGTTGGCATTAGCACCGCTGCGGCTAACAAAATCACACCCTAGAGCGTATCAGGGCAGCAAAGGGAACGACAACTGCTGGCCTTGCCATTGGACTCACGAACGTAAGACAGCGATTactcctttttttcttttcggGGGTGTTTCTCCCCCCTTCGACCAATCTAAATTACAGACAGAAAACTAACCAGAACCGATGCATAGGCCTCATGCCAACTCATGGGCATCGTAGTATGTCATTCAAACTTTGTCAGACAGAGTAAACTAGCTGACGCATTACAATAGGGCCCCCAGATATACCAACCAAAGTTCGGACCGACTTATCGCGTGAGCTATTCTTGCTCCATCGGGCTGCTCTGCGGGACGCTGCTGGCCGTCTCCAGCGCTTGGTTTCTCGTTGCCCGGCAGGATCGCGCCGAGGGAGTCCGGGGGAGCGGAACGGGAGGATCGGACACAGAAACCGGGGTTAACATaggggaggagggacgggAATCCAAAGGTTGATTGATAAGTTCTGTTCTTCTAGATAATGAATCTTATTCCCTTAGTTCAGGTCTTGGTTCAGCTCTTTTCGTTGGCCACCTGGGCGAGTTTTGTACTTGACGTCGTACGCCGTTGGCAGGTCCCACtcgtcctggcactcttgGTTTTGTTTTGGGGCCTACTGAATTTGTTCGCTTGAATTCTTCGGTAAATGCGGTATGATACATCAGATTCAACCGATTAACAAAACGCCATGGTCATGGATGCTATCGAGAGCTAGGCATTTGATGACCAAAATAACAAAAACCCCTTTCCAACTTTCAGTGCCATAATGAGGATGCTATCAATCACCATACGCAGCGGGGCATTCGTATCATATTCACCGAACAAGTCTGGCGCTAcgcctcgtcctccaaaGTAACCTCTCGTTCATAAGGCAAGGCTCGGACGTCAGTCACCGGGAGTCGGACTTCGGCCATGCAAAGCTGAAGCTTCTTGTAGAACATAGATTCTTTGCCTCCCACCAGAACCAGAGCACTTTCGAGAGCGTGCAAGGTGTC is drawn from Colletotrichum destructivum chromosome 6, complete sequence and contains these coding sequences:
- a CDS encoding Putative non-hem dioxygenase domain, isopenicillin N synthase-like superfamily: MPSVVSPEAPPLPKWQRPEKTKYELLWADIAVIDISKFDQPGGKKQLAEDLRQAVHETGFFGLINTGFTPEEVQRQYDIGQGFFRLPVEDKARPGNTCDFAKGNYFGYRSAHDKKMQGTEVLNNVESVNIAKFIPKYQDEPFHPFFEPFRAEIEDFSRRSLELASKVFTLFSIILELPEDYFSSRHAYGSPSEDHLRYMRYHPRALADDLKVANTWSRAHTDFGSLTLLWSQDVAGLQIKTAETGEWRHVPPVDNDGAGVVCNVGDTLDFWSAGYLKSTTHRVVRPPEDQAHLLRQGLFYFVRPGDDVDIKPAPSPLLRRLGLVREDAGGDEAPPVRGLQYVRERVRDYHDHNDYADKKGQKFRVGNLEIEDEAV
- a CDS encoding Putative FAD/NAD(P)-binding domain, FAD/NAD(P)-binding domain superfamily; this encodes MKFSLSSLVLSAASSLVLATPIDNTFVYDAVIIGGGPAGLSVASALGRVRRNALLIDSGEYRNAPTRHMHDVIGFDGVTPAWYRYAAREQISHYKTVTLTNGTVTKIAGSDAENFLVTTNCADNSVKTVRTRKIVLATGLKDNLPETPGIWENWGKGIYWCPWCDGHEHADQSLGLLAASFSDLPSLVREILTLNTDLVAFANGTDTEAARAETEAKNPKFQEFLDLHKVPVENRTITAITRLRNADDDPKADPSLPTAPERDLFSVEFTEGDPIQRAAFLISFPDEQRSTIGAETGVQLWGGRLAAESSKGHVTNVPGIYAVGDANSDNSTNVPHALFSGKRAAVSLHVRLAKEDQAKETGVNVTALRRELELDERSVWEAANGQPGEILYAGEFDQ
- a CDS encoding Putative major facilitator superfamily, MFS transporter superfamily translates to MGHRTTSQGVMSSLAEEKPLLKAAHRKIDKRLLVWYSFVYLIMRIHVSNISNAAIINLEQGTGIRRQLGDLSSSQWAWALSIFYYPYMFFEPLATLALKRFSPSVWMSRIMVTWGIISMCQGATQDYAGILACRFFLGLAEAGFYPGVLYHLSFWYPTQKLPLRILFILEGIPAILCGIYTFFFLPNYPETVTFLTESEREAVMADLPEQAPNMNAKTFNLQQVKELFRNPTFIPFLMIWITHGIGGWGISFVLPTVIYELGISNTAISQVMTMPPFTLVFVILLSLAFLVHTRRLSPWVAGLGLEAAQIVCYVLLITVKHPIAKYVFVMIATAASQSFFAIIWPERIRAAKGTTTAGLAIGLTNASCQLMGIVGPQIYQPKFGPTYRVSYSCSIGLLCGTLLAVSSAWFLVARQDRAEGVRGSGTGGSDTETGVNIGEEGRESKG
- a CDS encoding Putative galactose oxidase/kelch, beta-propeller, kelch-type beta propeller, whose translation is MSFVNLSRPPLDHRPHSDSSARPRFNSQNTSDRLREGSGLRPPPFSMVSNIKKDRKSVFRELGLDDDLSDDCASPITESFQHARERNESMLSEKGLGDVSGLAPKRKDTLNDDGDDDDHDNDDGGEDRHSEPEQRDLQMEHRRTNSNQVAKHSWYNKLSQGYRRPRIRTASSAPPPTVSSLHRLGMIVLLIAVILPAFSYNNGRQKVGSGADAGVIRPRQTASTDVCLRWAQQAALLNGTLYMYGGQSKTDKSQTVNTWNNDFLTLDLTQSWDTKSPALKGMKRPDGPPAVANGFLWQDYDNLYLYGGQFADNDGAEGVYATVPPMSIWRYSVKGDSWIEFKDPRTSAGNYSTAANTPVQRSAEGAGLSVPELGLSWYFGGHLDWLTTEGWSIHTPRVYLKSLLEFTHPGFSNTGVDTLRGAGAADGGVFRNITEGGLQETDAFPERADGVLVFVPGWGIRGVLIGMAGGSDRTFVDDLGTLDVFDIATSEWYHQRTTGDRPSVRVNPCAAIASAPDASSFQIYFFGGQTLQPFGNQTQYNDMYILSIPAFTWIKVDAGDGVPAPRAGHTCTMRDGQIIVAGGYIGPDANCESPGVYVFDASNLRWTSSFEAGDHPADLSPENSVLAGSYGYKVPDKVQSVIGGSSDGGATASTPAAGPATGGPFATGRSPVFTITQGGSTATITSFGPTSTSNPDKSGGDDRGTNPGLIAAGVIAGILGALALYLGFCAWLYRRQVAAYKQHLSQVNRYSGASPMHFEEAAGFFPGRAAGKGGRGHKRDGSTVSDESFSWVGTGVEPKWMTDDPTPGGSGSGGGGGSSSVGGPPRKSEDARTFRSGPSGTANDPRTSSSRHANTDNESVSSTEQLLEGQEPSFFSVVMGPRRALRVVNSSE